The nucleotide window CATGGCCCGATCGTCAACGACGTGTTGGGCGCCACGGCCGGGCCCACGCCAATCGCCATGTGGTGGGCATTTCTGGAAACCGAAAACCCGATCCTCGAAGGGTTCTACCAGCTCAACCGTGCCGATACGCTGGGCAAGATGCGCGAAGCCGCTGCCAAAGTTCACGCGCCGGGGCTGAACTTTGTCTGGGCCAATGCCCGTGGCGATATCGGCTGGTGGGCGGCGGCAAAGCTGCCAATCCGCCCAGACGGCGTCGACCCGGCGTTCATCCTCGACGGTGCCAGCGCGCAGGCCGACAAGCTCGGCTTCTACCCCTTCAACGCCAACCCACAACAGGAAAACCCGGCGCGCGGCTACATCGTCTCTGCCAACTACCAACCGCCGGCAGCGGTGCCGATACCGGGTTACTACAACCTGCCCGACCGTGGCCGCCAGCTCGACCGCCAGCTGGCCAACCCTGAGGTGAAATGGGACACGCACAACAGCCAGTCGCTGCAGCTGGACACCGCCAGCGACCATGGCCCGCGCACCCTTGCACCACTGCTGGCAACGCTGCGCGCGGTGGCCGAAGGTGACGAAGAGAAGGAACTGGTCGAGCAGCTGGCTGCCTGGCGCGGCGACTACCCGCTGGACTCGACCAGCGCCACCCTGTTCAACCAGTTCCTCTACGAACTGGCATTTGCTGCCCTGCATGACGAACTGGGTGACACGTGGTTCCCGGTACTGATCAGCACCCGCGCCATCGATGCAGCCTTGCCGCGCCTGGCGGCGGATGCCGATTCACCCTGGTGGAACACCCGCGGAGGCAACCTGCGCACAGACCGTACCGCAGTCGTGCGCACGGCTTGGCAGAGCAGTTTGAAGCACCTGCGTGACACCCTGGGCAGTGACCCCGCCAGCTGGCAATGGGGCAAGGCGCATACCCTGACCCACAACCACCCGCTGGGGGTGAAAAAGCCGCTGAACCTGCTGTTCAACGTCGGGCCGTTCGCCGCACCCGGTACCCACGAAGTGCCGAACAACCTCTCGGCGAAGATCGGCCCGGCGCCGTGGCCGGTCACCTATGGGCCGTCGACCCGGCGGCTGATCGACTTTGCCGATGCCGGGCAGGCACTGACCATCAACCCGGTCGGCCAGAGTGGCGTGCCGTTCGACAAGTATTATGCGGACCAGGCCGAGGGGTATGTGCAGGGGGAGTATCAGCGGGCGCAGATGGGGGTGATTCCGGCGCAAAGTACCCTGAGGCTGGTACCGGGTGGGTGATCGATGGGGCTGCTTTGCAGCCCATTCGCAGCACAAGGCTGCTCCTGCACAAGACCGCGCAATCCTGTAGGAGCAGCCTTGTGCTGCGAATGGGCCGCAAAGCGGCCCCAATCACACGGTCAGCCCTGCCACTTGCCGCCTTCGACGATCACGCTTTCCGGCTTGGTGTCATCGCTCAGTTCCTTGCGCACATACTGGTCATACAGCTTCAGCAGAAACTTTTCTTCCCCCAGCTTGGCCAGCTCGGCATTCACCCAGTCACGCAGCTCGGTGTTGCCCTTCTTCACCGCTGGCGCAATCGGTGCTTCGTCACCCAGCAGCTGCGGCAGCACGCGGTAGCCCGGGTTCTGCTTGGCCCAGCTGAACAGGATCAGGTTGTCCTGGGCATAGGCATCGCCACGGCCGGTGGCCAGGGCCTGCAGCGACTCGCTGTTCTTCTCGAACTTGAGCAGTTTCCAGTCAGGGTGATTTTTGGTCAGCCAGATATCTGCCGTGGTGCCGGTGGTGACGATGATGGTCTTGTCGGCCAGGTCGTCGAGCTTCTGTACCGAGCTGCCATCAGCCACGATGGCCTGCACGGCAACGCGCAGGTTGGGGTTGGTGAAGTCCACCGCTTCCTTGCGCTCCGGGGTCACGGTCATGTTGGCGAGGATCAGGTCGACCTTGTCGCTCTGCAGGAACGGAATGCGGCTGGCCGGTTCCACGGCAACGAACTCGACCTTGCTTTCATCACCCAGCAGGTCCTTGGCCAGGCGCCGGCCAATGTCGGTGTCAAAGCCCACATAGCGGCCTTTTTCATCGACGAAGCCGAACGGCGGCTTATCGGTGAACACCCCGACAATCAGCTTGTCGCGGGCCTTGATGGTTTCCAGGTAGCTGGTGGCTGGCGATGCCGCTGCCGGCTTGGGCGGTTCTTCGGCCTTGTTGCAGCCGGCCAGCAGGGCCAGGCCAAACAACGGCCCCAGCAGTTTGGTGAGGTTGGCAGTTTTCATGACAGTTCCTTGTGCAGTGTCTTTGGCAGGCTTTCTACGAAGGAGAATTTCTCCAGGAACTGCTGCGCGCGTGCGGTCTGCGGTCGGGTGAAGAAGCTCTCGGGGTCGCCCTGTTCAAGGATCCTGCCGGCCTCCATGAACACGATGCGGTCGGCCACCGCGCGAGCGAAGGCCATTTCGTGGGTAACGATGAGCAAGGTCATGCCGTCGCGGGCAAGGCCCTGGATCACCTGCAGCACCTCCTTGACCATTTCCGGGTCGAGTGCGGCGGTAACCTCGTCGAACAGCATCACCTCGGGTTTCATGCACAGCGAGCGCACGATGGCGATGCGCTGTTGCTGGCCGCCGGACAATTGCCGGGGGAAGGCGTCGCGTTTGTCCAGCAGGCCGACCCGCGCCAGCAGCGCCTCGGCCTGGGCCTGCGCTTCGGCTCGTTCGCGTTTTTGCACCTTGAGCGGGCCGAGCAGCAGGTTGTCGATCACGCTCATGTGGCCGAACAGGTGGTAGCTCTGGAACACCATGCCAACCCGCTGGCGAACGTCGCGCCAGTCGGTGCGCGGGTCAAGCAGCTCTTGCCCGGCCAGGCGCAGGTGGCCGCCATGGGCCTGCTCCAGGCCGTTGAGGCAGCGCAGCAGCGTGCTTTTGCCGCAACCGCTGGGGCCGAGGATGACCACCACTTCGCCGGCCGCCACCTTGAGGTCGACGTCCTTGAGCACCTGTTGCTCGCCAAAAAACTTGTTGAAACCCTGGAATTCGATCAATGCGCTCATGAGTGTGCCCAACGGCGTTCCAGCACGCGTGAAGCGGCGGACAGCGGATAACAGACGATGAAGAAGAACAGGAACAAGGCGCCATAGATCAGCACAGATTCGTAGGTGCGTTCGATGATCTGCTGGCCGGCCTTGATCACCTCGACCACGCCGATCAGCACCGCCAGCGAGCTGGTCTTGATGATCCGCGTGTAGATGTTGATAGTCGGTGGGGTCATGCGCTTGAGCGCCTGCGGCAGCAGCACGTAGCCATATAGCTGCCAGCCGGCCAGGCCGATCGACAACCCGGCCTCGCGCTGGCCCCGCGGCAACGAAGCCAGTGCACCGCGCACCACCTCGCCTACCTCGCTGGCGCCCCACAGGGCCAGTACCAGCACGGCGCACCAGAAGCTGGGAATGCTCAGGGCAAAGAAGATCGGCAGGCCGAAGAACACCAGGTACAGCCAGACCAGCACCGGGATGGCGCGGAACAGCTCCAGGTACACCTGCAAGGCGATGTTCAGGGCACGGTTGCCCAGGGTTGCCAGCACGCCGTACAGCACGCCACCCAGCGTTGCGAACAGAATACCCAGCGCCGAGATGGCCAAGGTCTGCGCGGCGCCGCCGGCGAGCTGCGGCAACACCTGCAGCAACAGGTCAAATCCCGAACTGGCCATGTTGCAGCCTCCTTTCCGCATAGCGCAGCAGCAACGACAGCGGCAGGAACAGCAGCACGCAGAGCAGGGTCAGCACGGTGAGCATTTCGTAGGTCTTGTAGTACAGCGCGATGTAGTTCTTGGTGGTGTAGAGGATTTCCGGCACGGCCACCGCCGACACCACAGTGGTTTCCTTGAGCAGGAAGATGAAATTGGCGAACAGTGCCGGCAGGCTGAGGATACCGGCCTGGGGCAGCACCACATGGCGCAGCAGTTGCCCCTCGGACAGGCCGATGGAACGCCCGGACTCAAGCTGGGCACGGGGCACGGCTTCGATGCCTGCCCGCAACACTTCGGTGAGGTAGGCACCGCCCATGAAGGTCATGGTGATGATCGCAGCGGAAAAACCGGAAATCTTCAGGCCCAGGCTCGGCAGTGCGAAGTAGACGAAGAACAGCTGGATCAGCAGCGGCGTGTTGCGGGCCAGCTCCACGTAGGCTTTGACCAGACGCCAAAGGTAGGGGGTGCGTAGTACCAGCAGGGTGGCATTGACCAGGGCAACCAGTAGCGAGGTGGCGATGGCGATCAGGCCTACCTGCAAGGTCACGCCCACGGCCTTGAGGAAGGCGGGTAGCGTGCTGAGGATGAATGCGGTGTCGAGGGTCATGGGTAAAGCAAGTCTGCGGGGTGCGCGGGGGCACGATTGCTAGACTGTAATGATCTAAAAAATTTTTAATAAATATCTTTATTGCATATGCATATCACCAAGCATTTTTCACCGGGGCATACATCCTGGGGCTGCTTTGCAGCCCAATCGCGACGCAAGGCCGCTCCCACAATGGCCCGCGTACGCCGAACCCATGTGGGAGCGGCCTTGCGTCGCGATTGGGCCGCAAAGCGGCCCCAGATACAGAAACAAAAACGCCGACACAGGGGTGTCGGCGTTGGGTTATGCAGGGTATCGAAAGCGAATCAGAACGCCGGCAGCACAGCGCCCTGATACTTCTTGGCGATGAATTCCTTCACCTCCGGGCTGGTCAGGGCCTTGGCCAGTTTCTGGATGGCTTCGCTGTCCTTGTTGTCCGGACGGGCAACCAGGAAGTTCACGTACGGCGAGTCGGCACCTTCGATCACCAGCGCATCCTTGGCCGGGTTCAGGCCGGCTTCCAGGGCGTAGTTGGTGTTGATCATGTCCAGGTCGACCTGGTCCAGCACACGCGGCAGCATGGCCGACTCAAGCTCGCGGAACTTCAGCTTTTTTGGGTTCTCGGCGATGTCCTTGGGGGTGGCCAGGGCATTCTTCGGGTCTTTCAGGGTGATCAGGCCAGCCTTCTGCAGCAGGATCAGGGCACGGCCGCTGTTGCTGCCTTCGTTAGGGATGGCAACGGTAGCGCCTTCCTTCAGCTCGGACAGGTTCTTGATCTTCTTCGAGTAACCACCGAAGGGTTCGACGTGTACGCCAATGACCGTTTCCAGGTGGGTGCCTTTACCTTCGTTGAAGCTCTTCAGGTATGGCAGGGTCTGGAAGTAGTTGGCGTCCAGACGCTTCTGGTCTACCTGCACGTTCGGCTGTACGTAGTCGGTAAAGACCTTGATCTGCAGGTCCACCCCCTCTTTGGCCAAGGTCGGTTTGATCAGCTCAAGGATTTCGGCGTGCGGTACCGGGGTAGCGGCAACCACCAGTTTCTCGGCAGCGGCGGCCAGGCCGGAGAACGACAGGGCAGCGGCCAGGGCGGTGGTCAGCAGGGTCTTCTTCATGGTGGTCCTTGTTCTGAATCTGGGCCATCGGCGATGGCGAATCGGTTGCCCAACCGGTTCACCAGCGGGCGTGAAACGGACAATACCTAGATTTTTTATTCCGTAACAATATCTTTTATTTAGCTGCTTATTCCAAAAAAAAACTGCCACCAGCCACTTTGCTTATGAGCGATGTCTAGCGTGCGGTGTTGGGCAAGTCGAGGTCCTCTGGCTGGATCTCTTCGCTGTCATTCACCAGCAAGGCAAAGTGAATGACGTTCTCCAGTTCGCGGGTATTGCCAGGCCAGAAATGCGCCTCCAGTACCTGCTGCGCCGCCTCGCTTACCAACGGCACAGGCCGCTGCAGGCGTACGCTGTAGATGCCCACGAAGTACTCGGCCAGCGGCAGGATATCGCCCGGCCGCTCGCGCAGTGGCGGCAGTTCCAGCGCGCCCTCGCGCAGGTACTGGTACAGGCGCTCGTTGAAGCGCCCCGCACGTACCACCCGTGCCAGATCGATGCTGGTGGCGGCGACCAGGCGCACATCCACCGGCTGTGGCTGCTGCGCGCCCACCCGGGTGACCTCGCGGTTTTCCAGGGCCGCCAGCAGCTTGCCCTGGATGGCCAGCGGCAAGTCGGCAATTTCGTCCAGGTACAGCGTGCCGCCGTTGGCCGAACCGAACCAGCCAGCGCGGCTGCTGGCCGTACCGCCATGGCTGCCGGCGCTGTAGCCGAACAGCTCGGCATCGGCGTAAGTGGGGCTGATGGCCGCGCAGTTGACCGACACGAACAGCCCTCCACGGTCGCTGGCACGGTGGATCTGCCGGGCCAGCAACTCCTTGCCGGTGCCGGTTTCGCCACGGATCAGCACAGGCAACGGTTGCGGCGCCAAGCGCTCGAGGTCTTCGCGCAACTGCTGGGAACGCGGGTCGATGAACACCAGGGCCTTGGCACGGATGCTCAGCGGGCTTTTGTCCAGCTCGGGGAAGGTCAGCAGTGGCTGGCCAAACGGGTTTTGAAACGTCATGACGAACTCCCGCCCCAGGCCTTCATTGGCCGGGCGTCAGGTAAACGGAAAACGCTAAGGCCTATCAGGCGCGACGCAGTGCGCGCTGCTCGACCCGGCTCTGCAAGCGATACAAGTAGGCGAAGCCTTGTTCCCAGCGCTCATGGCCGGACTTGACGTTGATGTGCCCGGCATTGCTCAGCAACCCCGCTTCGGCGCCCCACGCCTGGGCCAGGTGCAGGGCCCGCGGCACGCTTACGGCAGGGTCGTTGTCAGAGCTGACGACCTGGCTGGGGAATGGCAAGGCCTCGGTCGGGATCGGCGCGAAGTTGCGCAGGGCCGGCGCGCAGGTCGGCCGTTCGACGTCTGCCGGTGCCACCAGCAGTGCACCCCGCACCTGCCGCCGCAAGGCCGGACTGGCCTGCGCAGCCCAATGGGCGACAGTGACGCAGCCAAGGCTGTGGGCAATCAGGATCACCGGCGAGCGCTCGGCGGCAATCGCCTGCTCCAGCGCCTGCACCCAGTCCTGCCGTTGCGGGGTGAGCCAGTCGTGCTGCTCGACCCGCGCACTGTTGGGCAGGGTGCGCTGCCAGTGACTTTGCCAATGGTTGTCTGGCGATCCTTGCCAGCCCGGCACAATCAGGTAACGAATTGACTCATTGCGCATGGGGACGCCTCCAGTAAGTTTGCGTGCTTGGAGACAAGTATAGGGAGGGAGTTATATTCGTAAAGGAATAAGAAGCTATTTATTAATAACTATATGTAATTTCTGTCGATGGCCCTATCGCCGGCAAGCCAGCTCCCACAGGGACTGCACACAGCCTCAGGGCAGCACAATACCTGTGGGAGCTGGCTTGCCGGCGATAGGGCCCTCACAGGCAAAAAAAAGGGCCAACCCCTGCCAAGAGATATGGCCCCAACGCACTTGCGAGAGTCACTTGCCTGAAGAGGTTTTGCAGGTATCAGCGCGCGGTTATCACCGCCAGTTTGCTGATACCCGCACGTTCGATGGCTGCCATGGCCCGCGCCACTTCGCCGTAGTTCACGCCGTCATCGGCCTGCAGTTGCACGCGCACGTCCGCGTCCTTGTCCTTGGCAGCCTTGAGGTTGGTTTCCAGCAGGTCGGGCTGGATCTGGTCCTTGTTGATGAACAGCTTGCCTTCACCGTCGATGCTGACCACCAGCGGGTCCTTCTGCTCCACCGGGGCCACGGCCTCGGTCTTGGGCAGGTTGATAGGGATGGCGTTGGTCAGCAGCGGCGCGGTGACGATGAACACCACCAGCAGCACCAGCATGACGTCTACCAAAGGCGTGACGTTGATTTCACTGAGGACTTCGTCGCTGTCCTGGGTCGAAAAGGCCATATCAGGACGCCTCCTTCACGGGTTGGGTGAAACCAGGCTGGGCTTTTTGCACAGCAGGGTGCACCAGCACACGGAAGGCACTCTTCTGCGCCAGGCTGTAGAAGTCGTGGGCGAAGTCATCCAGGTCGGCAGCAGTCAGCTTGAGGCGACGCAGGAAGTAGTTGTACACCAGCACTGCCGGCACCGCGACGGCGATACCCACACCGGTAGCCACCAGTGCCGCACCGATGGGCCCAGCAACAGTTTCCAGGCTGGCGGAGCCGGCCGCACTGATGCCCTTGAGCGCTTCCATGATGCCCCACACGGTGCCGAACAGGCCGATGAAGGGCGAGGTGCTGCCGATACTGGCGACCACCGCCAGGCCGGTTTCCAGCGAGCGGCGCTCACGCACGATCTGCTGACGCAGGGCGCGCTCCAGGCGGTCCTGATGGTTGATGGCGTGGCTCAGGTCATTGGCCTGGGTATCACCAACGGCAATCGCGGCATAGCCGGACTGGGCAACGCGGGCCGCCGGGCCGGGCAGCTCATGGCTGAGTTCGGCAGCCGAGTCCAGGCTGGAGGCAGCCCAGAACTGCTGGTGGAAGCGCTTGTCCTGGTTTTTCAGCCGCACGAACTGCGCGACCTTGACCAGGGCCAGGCCCCAGGTGACGACAGAGAAACCGACCAGCAGCCAGATGACTGCGCTTTCAACGGATTCGAGGGGGGATGCCAGCAGGCTCATGATGGTGTCTTCCTGTGTTCTGCGAAATAGTTAGCGAAGCTTGAAATCGATCGGCACGCTGACCCAGCCGGTCTGGGCCACATCGCCCTGCTTGGCGGGCACGAAGCTCCAGCGCTTGACCGCGGCCAGCGCGGCAGTGTCGAGGGCGTCACGGCCACTGCTTTTCTGTATCTGGATCTGCCCGGGCTTGCCGCTTGGCAGCACCTCTACGCGCAACAGCACGGTGCCTTCCCAACCACGGCGCTGGGCCATTTGCGGGTATTCCGGTGCCGGGTTCTTCAGGTACGCGGCGTTGGCCGATGCCGGGGTTATCGGGGCCGGCGCGGGTGGCGCTGGCGCAGGCGGTGCGGGGGCGGCCACCGGCGCTGGCGGTGGTGCCTCCACCGGTTTGGGCTGTGGCTTGGGCGCTTGCTTGACCACAGGCTTGGGCACGGGCTTTGGCTTGGGTTTGGGCTTGGCGGCCAGTTCGTCGACTACCGGTGGTGGCGGGGGCGGCTCGACCACAGGCGGCGCGGGCGCTGGCGGCGGTGGTTCGACCACGGGCGGCGCTGGCGCTGCGAACTCGATGGTCATGGGCGGCACCTGTGGCGGCACCACTGGCAGCTCGGGCGTTGGCGCCTGGCTGACCCAGTACGCTGCAGCGCCATGCAGCACCAGCACCAGCAGGCCCAACACCAGCTTGTCGCGGCGCTTGAGCCCGCTGACGGGCGTGCGTTGCAGGCGCAGCTGGCCAAGCGGGAGGCGAAGCGTGCGTCCAAGCTCGACCAGGTCACCCGGGGCCGGGCGCCATGGCTGGTCGTAGGCCCTGACGGCCGACTGGACATTACCCATTGATCAAACTCCTGGGGTCTCGATTCAGGTGTGTGGCTGAATCATCGGGGCCAGAGGCTTATCTCTTAAAGTAATGTTTAAAATTATGGTTAGAACTGGATTGAATATTGTTTTCTAGGGGGAGCGTGAAACCCGCGAATTGCGCGGCCTGCGGCTTTCAGGGATAAGTGCGATGCATTGTCGGCATGCAAAATATTCGCGCAAGGCATGAGAATGCCGCGAGGGCTGCGCCCTTGATCGCCGGCAAGCCAGCTCCCACATTTGGCCGCGGCACACAGCCCCGGCAATCTGTCAGGCGAAAAAAAGCCCGGAACCAAGCCCGGGCTTTTTCATCTTCAAGGGCGGCTCAGATATCCGCCACCTTCTGCCAAACCTTCGGCCGGAAGAACAACGTCTCGCCCCGCGCCAGCCCGGTCAGGCTGTCATGGTCCTTGACCACCTCGGCCTCGATCAACTCGCTCTGCCCTTCCACCTTCAAGGTCACCCGCGTGGTAGCGCCCAGCGGCCGGATATCCCGCACCTCGGCAGCATGGTGCCCTTCTGTCTCATGCCGCGACAGCGACACCTCGTGCGGGCGGAACAGCACATGGTGCCCTTCGCTCACCGCCAGGCGGTTGGAATCGCCCAGGAAGTGGTAGACGAAATCGTTGGCGGGCTTTTCGTACACCTCGCCCGGCGAGCCGATCTGCTCGATCACGCCCTTGTTCATGACCACGATGCGGTCAGCAACTTCCATGGCCTCTTCCTGGTCGTGGGTGACGAACACCGACGTCAGGTTGATGTCTTCGTGCAGCCGCGCCAGCCAACGGCGCAGCTCCTTGCGCACCTTGGCGTCCAGCGCACCGAACGGCTCGTCCAGCAGCAGCACCTTGGGCTCCACGGCCAGGGCGCGGGCCAGGGCGATACGCTGGCGCTGGCCGCCAGACAGCTGCTCCGGGTAGCGGTCGGACAACCAGTCCAGCTGCACCATGTTCAGCAGCTCGTGCACTTTCTCGGCAATCTTGCTCTCGCTCGGGCGCTCGCCCTTGGGCTTCATGCGCAGGCCGAAGGCGACGTTGTCGAACACGCTCATGTGGCGGAAGAGCGCGTAGTGCTGGAACACGAACCCGACGTTGCGGTCACGCACGTCGTGGCCGGACACATCCTCGCCATGGAACACGATGTTGCCCTGGTCCGGGGTTTCCAGGCCGGCGATGATGCGCAGCAGGGTGGTCTTGCCACAGCCGGACGGGCCCAGCAGCGCCACCAGCTCGCCGCTGTTGATGTCCAGGTTGATGTTGTTCAGGGCCTGGAAGCTGTTGAAGCGCTTGCTGACATTACGAACTTCGATCGACATGAATCATTCCTCCGCGGCGCTGTGGCGCAGGCGGTTAATACGGTTCTCGCTCCACTGCTTGAGCAGCAGGATGAAGAGCGCCAGGATCAGCAACAGGCTGGCCACGCTGAAGGCTGCGACGTGGTTGTACTCGTTGTAGAGGATCTCTACGTGCAGCGGCAAGGTGTTGGTCACGCCACGAATGTGGCCCGACACCACCGACACTGCGCCAAACTCGCCCATGGCCCGTGCAGTACACAGCACCACGCCATAGATCAGCCCCCATTTGATGTTGGGCAAAGTCACGTGCCAGAACATTTGCCAGCCATTGGCGCCGAGCAGACGCGCGGCCTCCTCTTCTTGCGTGCCCTGCTCCTGCATCAGCGGGATCAGCTCACGGGCCACGAATGGCACGGTGACGAAAATGGTCGCCAGGACGATGCCCGGGAGGGCGAAGACGATCTGGATGTCATGGTCCTGCAGCCAGGGCCCGAACAGCCCCTGCGCGCCGAACATCAGCACGTAGACCAGGCCGGCGATTACCGGCGATACCGAGAACGGCAGGTCGATAAGGGTGACCAGGATACTTTTGCCACGGAAGGTGTACTTGCTGACGCACCAGGCGGCGCTGACACCGAACACCAGGTTCAACGGTACCGAAATGGCTACGGCGAGCAGGGTCAGCTTCAGCGCCGACAAGGCATCAGGCTCGAAGATCGCCTCGAAGAAGGTGCCAAAACCGTTCTTCAGCGCCTGCGACACCACGATCACCAGCGGCAGCAGCAGGAACAGGGCGAACACCAGCCAGCCAAGGCCGATGAGAATACGCCGCGAGGTAGCACTGCCACGGCGGGCTGCGTTGGCGGCGGCGCTTGCACTCAGGGATGAACTGGACATGCCGGCCTCCTTCAAGGGGTTTCGATGCGGCGCTGCAGCAGG belongs to Pseudomonas putida NBRC 14164 and includes:
- a CDS encoding amino acid ABC transporter permease, encoding MTLDTAFILSTLPAFLKAVGVTLQVGLIAIATSLLVALVNATLLVLRTPYLWRLVKAYVELARNTPLLIQLFFVYFALPSLGLKISGFSAAIITMTFMGGAYLTEVLRAGIEAVPRAQLESGRSIGLSEGQLLRHVVLPQAGILSLPALFANFIFLLKETTVVSAVAVPEILYTTKNYIALYYKTYEMLTVLTLLCVLLFLPLSLLLRYAERRLQHGQFGI
- a CDS encoding sulfate/molybdate ABC transporter ATP-binding protein, encoding MSIEVRNVSKRFNSFQALNNINLDINSGELVALLGPSGCGKTTLLRIIAGLETPDQGNIVFHGEDVSGHDVRDRNVGFVFQHYALFRHMSVFDNVAFGLRMKPKGERPSESKIAEKVHELLNMVQLDWLSDRYPEQLSGGQRQRIALARALAVEPKVLLLDEPFGALDAKVRKELRRWLARLHEDINLTSVFVTHDQEEAMEVADRIVVMNKGVIEQIGSPGEVYEKPANDFVYHFLGDSNRLAVSEGHHVLFRPHEVSLSRHETEGHHAAEVRDIRPLGATTRVTLKVEGQSELIEAEVVKDHDSLTGLARGETLFFRPKVWQKVADI
- a CDS encoding MotA/TolQ/ExbB proton channel family protein produces the protein MSLLASPLESVESAVIWLLVGFSVVTWGLALVKVAQFVRLKNQDKRFHQQFWAASSLDSAAELSHELPGPAARVAQSGYAAIAVGDTQANDLSHAINHQDRLERALRQQIVRERRSLETGLAVVASIGSTSPFIGLFGTVWGIMEALKGISAAGSASLETVAGPIGAALVATGVGIAVAVPAVLVYNYFLRRLKLTAADLDDFAHDFYSLAQKSAFRVLVHPAVQKAQPGFTQPVKEAS
- a CDS encoding sigma 54-interacting transcriptional regulator; its protein translation is MTFQNPFGQPLLTFPELDKSPLSIRAKALVFIDPRSQQLREDLERLAPQPLPVLIRGETGTGKELLARQIHRASDRGGLFVSVNCAAISPTYADAELFGYSAGSHGGTASSRAGWFGSANGGTLYLDEIADLPLAIQGKLLAALENREVTRVGAQQPQPVDVRLVAATSIDLARVVRAGRFNERLYQYLREGALELPPLRERPGDILPLAEYFVGIYSVRLQRPVPLVSEAAQQVLEAHFWPGNTRELENVIHFALLVNDSEEIQPEDLDLPNTAR
- a CDS encoding MetQ/NlpA family ABC transporter substrate-binding protein produces the protein MKKTLLTTALAAALSFSGLAAAAEKLVVAATPVPHAEILELIKPTLAKEGVDLQIKVFTDYVQPNVQVDQKRLDANYFQTLPYLKSFNEGKGTHLETVIGVHVEPFGGYSKKIKNLSELKEGATVAIPNEGSNSGRALILLQKAGLITLKDPKNALATPKDIAENPKKLKFRELESAMLPRVLDQVDLDMINTNYALEAGLNPAKDALVIEGADSPYVNFLVARPDNKDSEAIQKLAKALTSPEVKEFIAKKYQGAVLPAF
- a CDS encoding alpha/beta hydrolase codes for the protein MRNESIRYLIVPGWQGSPDNHWQSHWQRTLPNSARVEQHDWLTPQRQDWVQALEQAIAAERSPVILIAHSLGCVTVAHWAAQASPALRRQVRGALLVAPADVERPTCAPALRNFAPIPTEALPFPSQVVSSDNDPAVSVPRALHLAQAWGAEAGLLSNAGHINVKSGHERWEQGFAYLYRLQSRVEQRALRRA
- a CDS encoding amino acid ABC transporter permease, whose product is MASSGFDLLLQVLPQLAGGAAQTLAISALGILFATLGGVLYGVLATLGNRALNIALQVYLELFRAIPVLVWLYLVFFGLPIFFALSIPSFWCAVLVLALWGASEVGEVVRGALASLPRGQREAGLSIGLAGWQLYGYVLLPQALKRMTPPTINIYTRIIKTSSLAVLIGVVEVIKAGQQIIERTYESVLIYGALFLFFFIVCYPLSAASRVLERRWAHS
- a CDS encoding penicillin acylase family protein, coding for MKRSLTLLAVVVAVAAGAGYWYVQGKLPQREGEVAMAGLQAQVTVRYDGRGVPHLQAQSEPDLYRALGYVHAQDRLFQMEILRRLARGELAEVLGDKLLPTDTLFRSLRIRDQAALMAKRQDPQSPAWQALQAYLDGVNSWQASHPKPMEFDLLGITPRPFTAEDTLSIAGYLAYSFAAAFRTEPALTYIRDQLGPEYLNIFDLGWQPEGALGTPLAAADWQSLEALARLSHEALGDAGIPQFEGSNAWAVAGSHTRSGKPLLAGDPHIGFAVPAVWYEAELSAPGFNLYGYFQALNPFALLGHNRDFGWSLTMFQNDDVDLIAERTNPADANQVMVDGKWQALEKTEQQIAVKGEAPVTLSLRRSPHGPIVNDVLGATAGPTPIAMWWAFLETENPILEGFYQLNRADTLGKMREAAAKVHAPGLNFVWANARGDIGWWAAAKLPIRPDGVDPAFILDGASAQADKLGFYPFNANPQQENPARGYIVSANYQPPAAVPIPGYYNLPDRGRQLDRQLANPEVKWDTHNSQSLQLDTASDHGPRTLAPLLATLRAVAEGDEEKELVEQLAAWRGDYPLDSTSATLFNQFLYELAFAALHDELGDTWFPVLISTRAIDAALPRLAADADSPWWNTRGGNLRTDRTAVVRTAWQSSLKHLRDTLGSDPASWQWGKAHTLTHNHPLGVKKPLNLLFNVGPFAAPGTHEVPNNLSAKIGPAPWPVTYGPSTRRLIDFADAGQALTINPVGQSGVPFDKYYADQAEGYVQGEYQRAQMGVIPAQSTLRLVPGG
- a CDS encoding transporter substrate-binding domain-containing protein, which translates into the protein MKTANLTKLLGPLFGLALLAGCNKAEEPPKPAAASPATSYLETIKARDKLIVGVFTDKPPFGFVDEKGRYVGFDTDIGRRLAKDLLGDESKVEFVAVEPASRIPFLQSDKVDLILANMTVTPERKEAVDFTNPNLRVAVQAIVADGSSVQKLDDLADKTIIVTTGTTADIWLTKNHPDWKLLKFEKNSESLQALATGRGDAYAQDNLILFSWAKQNPGYRVLPQLLGDEAPIAPAVKKGNTELRDWVNAELAKLGEEKFLLKLYDQYVRKELSDDTKPESVIVEGGKWQG
- a CDS encoding amino acid ABC transporter ATP-binding protein, which encodes MSALIEFQGFNKFFGEQQVLKDVDLKVAAGEVVVILGPSGCGKSTLLRCLNGLEQAHGGHLRLAGQELLDPRTDWRDVRQRVGMVFQSYHLFGHMSVIDNLLLGPLKVQKRERAEAQAQAEALLARVGLLDKRDAFPRQLSGGQQQRIAIVRSLCMKPEVMLFDEVTAALDPEMVKEVLQVIQGLARDGMTLLIVTHEMAFARAVADRIVFMEAGRILEQGDPESFFTRPQTARAQQFLEKFSFVESLPKTLHKELS
- a CDS encoding ExbD/TolR family protein, producing MAFSTQDSDEVLSEINVTPLVDVMLVLLVVFIVTAPLLTNAIPINLPKTEAVAPVEQKDPLVVSIDGEGKLFINKDQIQPDLLETNLKAAKDKDADVRVQLQADDGVNYGEVARAMAAIERAGISKLAVITAR
- a CDS encoding energy transducer TonB; protein product: MGNVQSAVRAYDQPWRPAPGDLVELGRTLRLPLGQLRLQRTPVSGLKRRDKLVLGLLVLVLHGAAAYWVSQAPTPELPVVPPQVPPMTIEFAAPAPPVVEPPPPAPAPPVVEPPPPPPVVDELAAKPKPKPKPVPKPVVKQAPKPQPKPVEAPPPAPVAAPAPPAPAPPAPAPITPASANAAYLKNPAPEYPQMAQRRGWEGTVLLRVEVLPSGKPGQIQIQKSSGRDALDTAALAAVKRWSFVPAKQGDVAQTGWVSVPIDFKLR